The Micropterus dolomieu isolate WLL.071019.BEF.003 ecotype Adirondacks linkage group LG22, ASM2129224v1, whole genome shotgun sequence genome contains a region encoding:
- the myrf gene encoding myelin regulatory factor isoform X2, with the protein MEVVGETEALQRFFEGHDISTSLEPNNIDTSILEEYISKEDDSTDICFSEVHSAPGPNYSSPQAGVSSAGGLVCGVSPPIPLRQGAPLPGPPNCQNVYPPGPSLGLRHNYPCLGQQQQHQQQQQQAHIKPEHRGHYAPGTLPESPPDSSSEPYSPQQVNDPHMIRTMTPENMCHMTPTPPLPPHGHYPSMHRDMYLKPEPMISQYPIGPATSGSGDMQQTQMLHQLLQHPQGQDIPVHQAKKRKHSDSPNSTLNTQILTGIIKQEPGLMQDADNTYLDPNYQCIKWQPHQQNKWTPLYDANCKELPMPTYRVDADKGFNFSLADDAFVCQKKNHFQVTVYIGMLGDPKYIKTSDGLQPIDCFYLKLNGVKVEAMNQSISVEQSQSDRSKRPFKPVLVTLPSEQVTKVTVGRLHFSETTANNMRKKGKPNPDQRYFMLVVALHAQSHSQSYTVAAQVSERIIVRVTSGHASNPGQFESDNEVLWQRGQLSDSVYHHGRVGINTDRPDEALVVHGNLKVMGSVVHPSDIRAKENVQEVDTTDNLKRISQMRLVHYQYKPEFAATVGIENTAETGVIAQEVQQILPEAVKEGGDVVCANGETIPNLLVVNKDRIFMENVGAVKELCKLTDNLETRIDELERWSRKLAKLRRLDSMKSTVSGSTVSQSGSYFSRTGSGPLKKKTVKPGSKNLLPDQGCISQRFMQGTILALVIVMAFSVISMSVLYVLTLHHRGGITEKAESRAALGSSRKGLYSPASTTPALSINNQSATALTLSNNQSVPDLGSLVPTPGTFNKKAKSRLMDKDGRNKNRLSHTSAPLYFAKSKRPAPTDPEGVGTTNRLPGGQQPVSRRQRSLHTKGGRSAPSLSSLHIVETNQEITAQSCATTKSCSYTVSLHGKRNSSISQITLHMTSTNSVWIRQCGATKGRLCPNHTETELYGGQSTSTKGTHHLWSVPVLSFQDVTYHFRVSLSSEVSCATEGETSSHSEYHFLIQSSCV; encoded by the exons GTCATGATATTAGCACTTCTCTGGAGCCAAACAACATCGACACCAGTATCCTGGAAGAGTACATCAGCAAGGAGGACGATAGCACTGACAT CTGTTTCTCAGAGGTCCACAGCGCTCCAGGACCAAATTACTCATCTCCGCAGGCAGGAGTGTCCTCTGCTGGGGGGTTGGTGTGTGGTGTGAGCCCCCCTATTCCACTGCGCCAAGGAGCTCCTCTACCTGGACCCCCTAACTGTCAGAACGTCTACCCCCCAGGTCCATCCCTGGGCCTCCGACATAACTACCCCTGCCTgggacagcagcagcaacaccagcagcagcaacagcaggcaCACATCAAACCTGAGCACAGGGGCCACTACGCTCCAGG GACACTACCTGAGTCCCCACCAGACTCCAGCTCAGAGCCGTACTCTCCTCAGCAGGTGAATG ATCCTCACATGATCAGGACCATGACACCAGAGAACATGTGTCACATGACTCCAACGCCACCCCTCCCACCTCATGGGCactatcccagcatgcatcgGGACATGTACCTGAAGCCTGAGCCCATGATATCACAGTATCCTATTGGGCCAGCCACAAGCGGTAGTGGAGACATGCAGCAGACACAGATGCTCCATCAGCTACTGCAGCATCCGCAGGGGCAGGA CATCCCTGTTCACCAGGCCAAGAAGAGGAAGCACTCTGACTCTCCCAACAGCACCCTCAATACCCAAATCCTCACAGGTATCATCAAACAAGAACCAG GCTTAATGCAGGATGCAGACAACACCTACTTGGACCCAAACTATCAGTGCATTAAGTGGCAACCTCACCAGCAGAACAAGTGGACACCACTATATGACGCAAACTGCAAAGAGCT TCCGATGCCAACCTACCGTGTTGATGCTGACAAGGGCTTCAACTTCTCCTTGGCTGATGATGCTTTTGTTTGCCAGAAGAAGAACCATTTCCAGGTCACAGTATACATAGGCATGCTAGGAGACCCCAAGTACATCAAGACAAGTGATGGCCTGCAGCCCATCGATTGTTTCTATCTCAAACTCAACGGAGTAAAG GTGGAGGCCATGAATCAGTCTATCAGTGTGGAGCAGTCACAGTCGGACCGCAGCAAGAGACCCTTTAAGCCAGTGCT GGTCACCCTGCCCTCAGAGCAGGTCACAAAGGTCACAGTGGGGCGGCTTCACTTCAGTGAGACCACTGCAAATAACATGAGGAAGAAGGGCAAACCAAACCCTGACCAGAG GTATTTCATGCTAGTGGTGGCGCTGCATGCTCAGTCCCACAGTCAGAGCTACACTGTGGCTGCTCAAGTGTCTGAGAGGATCATCGTCAGGGTAACGTCTGGCCAT GCATCCAACCCAGGTCAGTTTGAAAGTGACAATGAGGTGCTGTGGCAGCGTGGCCAACTGTCGGACTCAGTATACCACCACGGGAGAGTCGGCATCAACACCGATCGGCCGGACGAGGCCCTTGTTGTCCATGGTAACCTGAAGGTCATGGGCTCCGTGGTACACCCGTCTGACATCAGGGCCAAAGAAAATGTCCAGGAG gtCGACACCACAGACAATTTGAAACGGATTTCTCAGATGAGGCTGGTCCATTATCAATACAAGCCTGAGTTTGCTGCCACCGTGGGCATAGAGAACACTGCAGAGACTG GAGTAATCGCTCAAGAGGTTCAGCAAATCTTGCCTGAAGCAGTGAAAGAGGGCGGCGATGTGGTTTGCGCCAATGGAGAAACAATTCCCAACCTGTTAGTCGTCAACAAG GACCGTATCTTCATGGAGAACGTGGGAGCAGTGAAGGAGCTGTGTAAGCTGACGGACAACCTGGAGACTCGTATAGACGAACTGGAGCGATGGAGCCGAAAACTGGCAAAGCTGCGTCGTCTTGACAGCATGAAGAGCACTGTGAGTGGAAGCACTGTCAG CCAATCAGGGAGTTATTTTAGCAGAACAGGAAGCGGCCCACTCAAGAAGAAGACTGTCAAACCCGGGAGCAAG AATTTGCTCCCAGATCAAGGCTGCATCAGCCAGAGGTTTATGCAGGGAACCATCCTGGCACTGGTTATTGTCATGGCCTTCAG CGTAATTTCCATGTCTGTCCTATACGTGTTGACTCTTCACCATAGAGGAGGCATCACGGAGAAAGCTGA GTCCAGAGCTGCACTGGGATCCTCACGCAAGGGACTATATAGTCCAGCGTCCACCACCCCTGCACTAT CCATAAACAACCAATCAGCTACGGCTTTGACACTGAGCAACAACCAATCCGTACCAG ATTTAGGCAGTCTGGTTCCCACACCAGGCACTTTTAATAAAAAGGCCAAATCCAGACTAATGGACAAGGACGGCCGTAATAAAAACCGTCTGAGTCACACCTCGGCCCCTTTGTACTTTGCCAAGTCCAAAAGGCCAGCACCTACAGATCCAGAAGGAGTGGGAACTACCAACCGTCTGCCAGGGGGTCAGCAGCCAGTATCACGCAGACAACGCAGCCTACACACAAAGG GAGGAAGATCAGCTCCCTCTCTGTCTAGTCTACATATCGTGGAGACAAACCAAGAGATCACAGCACAAAGTTGTGCAACAACTAAGAGCTGCAG CTACACAGTATCACTCCATGGAAAGagaaattcttccatctcacaaaTCACTTTGCACATGAC GTCCACGAACAGCGTGTGGATACGACAGTGTGGAGCCACCAAGGGACGTTTATGCCCCaaccacacagagacagagctcTATGGTGGACAGAGTACATCAACAAAG GGGACTCATCACCTGTGGTCAGTGCCCGTGCTGTCTTTCCAAGACGTCACCTATCACTTccgtgtctccctgtct AGTGAAGTGAGTTGTGCCACTGAAGGAGAGACCTCATCACACTCTGAATACCATTTTCTCATTCAAAGCAGCTGTGTGTGA
- the myrf gene encoding myelin regulatory factor isoform X6 — MEVVGETEALQRFFEGHDISTSLEPNNIDTSILEEYISKEDDSTDICFSEVHSAPGPNYSSPQAGVSSAGGLVCGVSPPIPLRQGAPLPGPPNCQNVYPPGPSLGLRHNYPCLGQQQQHQQQQQQAHIKPEHRGHYAPGTLPESPPDSSSEPYSPQQVNDPHMIRTMTPENMCHMTPTPPLPPHGHYPSMHRDMYLKPEPMISQYPIGPATSGSGDMQQTQMLHQLLQHPQGQDIPVHQAKKRKHSDSPNSTLNTQILTGLMQDADNTYLDPNYQCIKWQPHQQNKWTPLYDANCKELPMPTYRVDADKGFNFSLADDAFVCQKKNHFQVTVYIGMLGDPKYIKTSDGLQPIDCFYLKLNGVKVEAMNQSISVEQSQSDRSKRPFKPVLVTLPSEQVTKVTVGRLHFSETTANNMRKKGKPNPDQRYFMLVVALHAQSHSQSYTVAAQVSERIIVRVTSGHASNPGQFESDNEVLWQRGQLSDSVYHHGRVGINTDRPDEALVVHGNLKVMGSVVHPSDIRAKENVQEVDTTDNLKRISQMRLVHYQYKPEFAATVGIENTAETGVIAQEVQQILPEAVKEGGDVVCANGETIPNLLVVNKDRIFMENVGAVKELCKLTDNLETRIDELERWSRKLAKLRRLDSMKSTVSGSTVSQSGSYFSRTGSGPLKKKTVKPGSKNLLPDQGCISQRFMQGTILALVIVMAFSVISMSVLYVLTLHHRGGITEKAESRAALGSSRKGLYSPASTTPALSINNQSATALTLSNNQSVPDLGSLVPTPGTFNKKAKSRLMDKDGRNKNRLSHTSAPLYFAKSKRPAPTDPEGVGTTNRLPGGQQPVSRRQRSLHTKGGRSAPSLSSLHIVETNQEITAQSCATTKSCSYTVSLHGKRNSSISQITLHMTSTNSVWIRQCGATKGRLCPNHTETELYGGQSTSTKGTHHLWSVPVLSFQDVTYHFRVSLSSEVSCATEGETSSHSEYHFLIQSSCV, encoded by the exons GTCATGATATTAGCACTTCTCTGGAGCCAAACAACATCGACACCAGTATCCTGGAAGAGTACATCAGCAAGGAGGACGATAGCACTGACAT CTGTTTCTCAGAGGTCCACAGCGCTCCAGGACCAAATTACTCATCTCCGCAGGCAGGAGTGTCCTCTGCTGGGGGGTTGGTGTGTGGTGTGAGCCCCCCTATTCCACTGCGCCAAGGAGCTCCTCTACCTGGACCCCCTAACTGTCAGAACGTCTACCCCCCAGGTCCATCCCTGGGCCTCCGACATAACTACCCCTGCCTgggacagcagcagcaacaccagcagcagcaacagcaggcaCACATCAAACCTGAGCACAGGGGCCACTACGCTCCAGG GACACTACCTGAGTCCCCACCAGACTCCAGCTCAGAGCCGTACTCTCCTCAGCAGGTGAATG ATCCTCACATGATCAGGACCATGACACCAGAGAACATGTGTCACATGACTCCAACGCCACCCCTCCCACCTCATGGGCactatcccagcatgcatcgGGACATGTACCTGAAGCCTGAGCCCATGATATCACAGTATCCTATTGGGCCAGCCACAAGCGGTAGTGGAGACATGCAGCAGACACAGATGCTCCATCAGCTACTGCAGCATCCGCAGGGGCAGGA CATCCCTGTTCACCAGGCCAAGAAGAGGAAGCACTCTGACTCTCCCAACAGCACCCTCAATACCCAAATCCTCACAG GCTTAATGCAGGATGCAGACAACACCTACTTGGACCCAAACTATCAGTGCATTAAGTGGCAACCTCACCAGCAGAACAAGTGGACACCACTATATGACGCAAACTGCAAAGAGCT TCCGATGCCAACCTACCGTGTTGATGCTGACAAGGGCTTCAACTTCTCCTTGGCTGATGATGCTTTTGTTTGCCAGAAGAAGAACCATTTCCAGGTCACAGTATACATAGGCATGCTAGGAGACCCCAAGTACATCAAGACAAGTGATGGCCTGCAGCCCATCGATTGTTTCTATCTCAAACTCAACGGAGTAAAG GTGGAGGCCATGAATCAGTCTATCAGTGTGGAGCAGTCACAGTCGGACCGCAGCAAGAGACCCTTTAAGCCAGTGCT GGTCACCCTGCCCTCAGAGCAGGTCACAAAGGTCACAGTGGGGCGGCTTCACTTCAGTGAGACCACTGCAAATAACATGAGGAAGAAGGGCAAACCAAACCCTGACCAGAG GTATTTCATGCTAGTGGTGGCGCTGCATGCTCAGTCCCACAGTCAGAGCTACACTGTGGCTGCTCAAGTGTCTGAGAGGATCATCGTCAGGGTAACGTCTGGCCAT GCATCCAACCCAGGTCAGTTTGAAAGTGACAATGAGGTGCTGTGGCAGCGTGGCCAACTGTCGGACTCAGTATACCACCACGGGAGAGTCGGCATCAACACCGATCGGCCGGACGAGGCCCTTGTTGTCCATGGTAACCTGAAGGTCATGGGCTCCGTGGTACACCCGTCTGACATCAGGGCCAAAGAAAATGTCCAGGAG gtCGACACCACAGACAATTTGAAACGGATTTCTCAGATGAGGCTGGTCCATTATCAATACAAGCCTGAGTTTGCTGCCACCGTGGGCATAGAGAACACTGCAGAGACTG GAGTAATCGCTCAAGAGGTTCAGCAAATCTTGCCTGAAGCAGTGAAAGAGGGCGGCGATGTGGTTTGCGCCAATGGAGAAACAATTCCCAACCTGTTAGTCGTCAACAAG GACCGTATCTTCATGGAGAACGTGGGAGCAGTGAAGGAGCTGTGTAAGCTGACGGACAACCTGGAGACTCGTATAGACGAACTGGAGCGATGGAGCCGAAAACTGGCAAAGCTGCGTCGTCTTGACAGCATGAAGAGCACTGTGAGTGGAAGCACTGTCAG CCAATCAGGGAGTTATTTTAGCAGAACAGGAAGCGGCCCACTCAAGAAGAAGACTGTCAAACCCGGGAGCAAG AATTTGCTCCCAGATCAAGGCTGCATCAGCCAGAGGTTTATGCAGGGAACCATCCTGGCACTGGTTATTGTCATGGCCTTCAG CGTAATTTCCATGTCTGTCCTATACGTGTTGACTCTTCACCATAGAGGAGGCATCACGGAGAAAGCTGA GTCCAGAGCTGCACTGGGATCCTCACGCAAGGGACTATATAGTCCAGCGTCCACCACCCCTGCACTAT CCATAAACAACCAATCAGCTACGGCTTTGACACTGAGCAACAACCAATCCGTACCAG ATTTAGGCAGTCTGGTTCCCACACCAGGCACTTTTAATAAAAAGGCCAAATCCAGACTAATGGACAAGGACGGCCGTAATAAAAACCGTCTGAGTCACACCTCGGCCCCTTTGTACTTTGCCAAGTCCAAAAGGCCAGCACCTACAGATCCAGAAGGAGTGGGAACTACCAACCGTCTGCCAGGGGGTCAGCAGCCAGTATCACGCAGACAACGCAGCCTACACACAAAGG GAGGAAGATCAGCTCCCTCTCTGTCTAGTCTACATATCGTGGAGACAAACCAAGAGATCACAGCACAAAGTTGTGCAACAACTAAGAGCTGCAG CTACACAGTATCACTCCATGGAAAGagaaattcttccatctcacaaaTCACTTTGCACATGAC GTCCACGAACAGCGTGTGGATACGACAGTGTGGAGCCACCAAGGGACGTTTATGCCCCaaccacacagagacagagctcTATGGTGGACAGAGTACATCAACAAAG GGGACTCATCACCTGTGGTCAGTGCCCGTGCTGTCTTTCCAAGACGTCACCTATCACTTccgtgtctccctgtct AGTGAAGTGAGTTGTGCCACTGAAGGAGAGACCTCATCACACTCTGAATACCATTTTCTCATTCAAAGCAGCTGTGTGTGA
- the myrf gene encoding myelin regulatory factor isoform X4, with product MEVVGETEALQRFFEGHDISTSLEPNNIDTSILEEYISKEDDSTDICFSEVHSAPGPNYSSPQAGVSSAGGLVCGVSPPIPLRQGAPLPGPPNCQNVYPPGPSLGLRHNYPCLGQQQQHQQQQQQAHIKPEHRGHYAPGTLPESPPDSSSEPYSPQQVNDPHMIRTMTPENMCHMTPTPPLPPHGHYPSMHRDMYLKPEPMISQYPIGPATSGSGDMQQTQMLHQLLQHPQGQDIPVHQAKKRKHSDSPNSTLNTQILTGIIKQEPGLMQDADNTYLDPNYQCIKWQPHQQNKWTPLYDANCKELPMPTYRVDADKGFNFSLADDAFVCQKKNHFQVTVYIGMLGDPKYIKTSDGLQPIDCFYLKLNGVKVEAMNQSISVEQSQSDRSKRPFKPVLVTLPSEQVTKVTVGRLHFSETTANNMRKKGKPNPDQRYFMLVVALHAQSHSQSYTVAAQVSERIIVRASNPGQFESDNEVLWQRGQLSDSVYHHGRVGINTDRPDEALVVHGNLKVMGSVVHPSDIRAKENVQEVDTTDNLKRISQMRLVHYQYKPEFAATVGIENTAETGVIAQEVQQILPEAVKEGGDVVCANGETIPNLLVVNKDRIFMENVGAVKELCKLTDNLETRIDELERWSRKLAKLRRLDSMKSTVSGSTVSQSGSYFSRTGSGPLKKKTVKPGSKNLLPDQGCISQRFMQGTILALVIVMAFSVISMSVLYVLTLHHRGGITEKAESRAALGSSRKGLYSPASTTPALSINNQSATALTLSNNQSVPDLGSLVPTPGTFNKKAKSRLMDKDGRNKNRLSHTSAPLYFAKSKRPAPTDPEGVGTTNRLPGGQQPVSRRQRSLHTKGGRSAPSLSSLHIVETNQEITAQSCATTKSCSYTVSLHGKRNSSISQITLHMTSTNSVWIRQCGATKGRLCPNHTETELYGGQSTSTKGTHHLWSVPVLSFQDVTYHFRVSLSSEVSCATEGETSSHSEYHFLIQSSCV from the exons GTCATGATATTAGCACTTCTCTGGAGCCAAACAACATCGACACCAGTATCCTGGAAGAGTACATCAGCAAGGAGGACGATAGCACTGACAT CTGTTTCTCAGAGGTCCACAGCGCTCCAGGACCAAATTACTCATCTCCGCAGGCAGGAGTGTCCTCTGCTGGGGGGTTGGTGTGTGGTGTGAGCCCCCCTATTCCACTGCGCCAAGGAGCTCCTCTACCTGGACCCCCTAACTGTCAGAACGTCTACCCCCCAGGTCCATCCCTGGGCCTCCGACATAACTACCCCTGCCTgggacagcagcagcaacaccagcagcagcaacagcaggcaCACATCAAACCTGAGCACAGGGGCCACTACGCTCCAGG GACACTACCTGAGTCCCCACCAGACTCCAGCTCAGAGCCGTACTCTCCTCAGCAGGTGAATG ATCCTCACATGATCAGGACCATGACACCAGAGAACATGTGTCACATGACTCCAACGCCACCCCTCCCACCTCATGGGCactatcccagcatgcatcgGGACATGTACCTGAAGCCTGAGCCCATGATATCACAGTATCCTATTGGGCCAGCCACAAGCGGTAGTGGAGACATGCAGCAGACACAGATGCTCCATCAGCTACTGCAGCATCCGCAGGGGCAGGA CATCCCTGTTCACCAGGCCAAGAAGAGGAAGCACTCTGACTCTCCCAACAGCACCCTCAATACCCAAATCCTCACAGGTATCATCAAACAAGAACCAG GCTTAATGCAGGATGCAGACAACACCTACTTGGACCCAAACTATCAGTGCATTAAGTGGCAACCTCACCAGCAGAACAAGTGGACACCACTATATGACGCAAACTGCAAAGAGCT TCCGATGCCAACCTACCGTGTTGATGCTGACAAGGGCTTCAACTTCTCCTTGGCTGATGATGCTTTTGTTTGCCAGAAGAAGAACCATTTCCAGGTCACAGTATACATAGGCATGCTAGGAGACCCCAAGTACATCAAGACAAGTGATGGCCTGCAGCCCATCGATTGTTTCTATCTCAAACTCAACGGAGTAAAG GTGGAGGCCATGAATCAGTCTATCAGTGTGGAGCAGTCACAGTCGGACCGCAGCAAGAGACCCTTTAAGCCAGTGCT GGTCACCCTGCCCTCAGAGCAGGTCACAAAGGTCACAGTGGGGCGGCTTCACTTCAGTGAGACCACTGCAAATAACATGAGGAAGAAGGGCAAACCAAACCCTGACCAGAG GTATTTCATGCTAGTGGTGGCGCTGCATGCTCAGTCCCACAGTCAGAGCTACACTGTGGCTGCTCAAGTGTCTGAGAGGATCATCGTCAGG GCATCCAACCCAGGTCAGTTTGAAAGTGACAATGAGGTGCTGTGGCAGCGTGGCCAACTGTCGGACTCAGTATACCACCACGGGAGAGTCGGCATCAACACCGATCGGCCGGACGAGGCCCTTGTTGTCCATGGTAACCTGAAGGTCATGGGCTCCGTGGTACACCCGTCTGACATCAGGGCCAAAGAAAATGTCCAGGAG gtCGACACCACAGACAATTTGAAACGGATTTCTCAGATGAGGCTGGTCCATTATCAATACAAGCCTGAGTTTGCTGCCACCGTGGGCATAGAGAACACTGCAGAGACTG GAGTAATCGCTCAAGAGGTTCAGCAAATCTTGCCTGAAGCAGTGAAAGAGGGCGGCGATGTGGTTTGCGCCAATGGAGAAACAATTCCCAACCTGTTAGTCGTCAACAAG GACCGTATCTTCATGGAGAACGTGGGAGCAGTGAAGGAGCTGTGTAAGCTGACGGACAACCTGGAGACTCGTATAGACGAACTGGAGCGATGGAGCCGAAAACTGGCAAAGCTGCGTCGTCTTGACAGCATGAAGAGCACTGTGAGTGGAAGCACTGTCAG CCAATCAGGGAGTTATTTTAGCAGAACAGGAAGCGGCCCACTCAAGAAGAAGACTGTCAAACCCGGGAGCAAG AATTTGCTCCCAGATCAAGGCTGCATCAGCCAGAGGTTTATGCAGGGAACCATCCTGGCACTGGTTATTGTCATGGCCTTCAG CGTAATTTCCATGTCTGTCCTATACGTGTTGACTCTTCACCATAGAGGAGGCATCACGGAGAAAGCTGA GTCCAGAGCTGCACTGGGATCCTCACGCAAGGGACTATATAGTCCAGCGTCCACCACCCCTGCACTAT CCATAAACAACCAATCAGCTACGGCTTTGACACTGAGCAACAACCAATCCGTACCAG ATTTAGGCAGTCTGGTTCCCACACCAGGCACTTTTAATAAAAAGGCCAAATCCAGACTAATGGACAAGGACGGCCGTAATAAAAACCGTCTGAGTCACACCTCGGCCCCTTTGTACTTTGCCAAGTCCAAAAGGCCAGCACCTACAGATCCAGAAGGAGTGGGAACTACCAACCGTCTGCCAGGGGGTCAGCAGCCAGTATCACGCAGACAACGCAGCCTACACACAAAGG GAGGAAGATCAGCTCCCTCTCTGTCTAGTCTACATATCGTGGAGACAAACCAAGAGATCACAGCACAAAGTTGTGCAACAACTAAGAGCTGCAG CTACACAGTATCACTCCATGGAAAGagaaattcttccatctcacaaaTCACTTTGCACATGAC GTCCACGAACAGCGTGTGGATACGACAGTGTGGAGCCACCAAGGGACGTTTATGCCCCaaccacacagagacagagctcTATGGTGGACAGAGTACATCAACAAAG GGGACTCATCACCTGTGGTCAGTGCCCGTGCTGTCTTTCCAAGACGTCACCTATCACTTccgtgtctccctgtct AGTGAAGTGAGTTGTGCCACTGAAGGAGAGACCTCATCACACTCTGAATACCATTTTCTCATTCAAAGCAGCTGTGTGTGA